The Methanothrix soehngenii GP6 genome has a window encoding:
- the cfbC gene encoding Ni-sirohydrochlorin a,c-diamide reductive cyclase ATP-dependent reductase subunit has translation MRQIAIYGKGGIGKSTTTQNLTAALSTMGKKIMQIGCDPKADSVKMLMNGKRQPSVLDTLRKEGEGELDDVLKTGFGGIRCVESGGPEPGVGCAGRGIITSIGLLENLGAYTPDLDYVFYDVLGDVVCGGFAMPIREGKAQEIYIVASGEMMALYAANNICKGIQKFAESGGTRLGGIICNSRNVDRERELVSAFAEKIGSQMIQFVPRDNIVHQSEIHKQTVIQYAPDSDQAKAYLALAKAVDENQMFVIPKPMEYEELEQVMMEWGVVE, from the coding sequence ATGAGGCAGATAGCCATTTACGGCAAAGGCGGAATCGGCAAGTCGACCACCACCCAAAATCTCACAGCAGCCCTCTCGACCATGGGCAAGAAGATCATGCAGATAGGCTGCGACCCCAAAGCAGACTCCGTGAAGATGCTCATGAACGGCAAGAGACAGCCATCAGTTCTTGACACCCTTCGAAAGGAAGGAGAAGGAGAATTGGATGACGTACTGAAGACCGGCTTTGGAGGCATTCGCTGCGTCGAGTCCGGAGGCCCGGAACCGGGCGTGGGCTGTGCAGGTCGCGGGATAATCACCTCCATCGGCCTCCTTGAGAACCTGGGAGCCTACACCCCAGACCTCGACTATGTCTTCTACGACGTCCTGGGAGACGTCGTCTGCGGCGGCTTCGCTATGCCCATCCGGGAAGGAAAGGCCCAGGAGATCTACATCGTGGCCTCCGGAGAGATGATGGCTCTTTATGCCGCCAACAACATCTGCAAGGGCATCCAGAAGTTCGCCGAGTCCGGCGGAACGCGTCTGGGCGGCATCATCTGCAACTCCAGAAACGTCGACCGGGAACGGGAGCTGGTAAGCGCTTTTGCCGAGAAGATCGGCAGCCAGATGATCCAGTTCGTGCCCAGAGACAACATCGTCCACCAGTCAGAGATCCACAAGCAGACAGTGATCCAATATGCTCCAGACTCAGACCAGGCCAAAGCCTATTTGGCGCTGGCCAAGGCCGTGGACGAGAACCAGATGTTCGTTATCCCAAAGCCGATGGAGTATGAAGAGCTGGAACAGGTCATGATGGAATGGGGTGTTGTGGAATGA
- a CDS encoding P-II family nitrogen regulator, protein MKMIRAVIRPEAVDKVADSLETGGFTALTRIEVFGRGKQKGIKVGNVVYDNLPKTMIMLVVDDDSVEKSVKIIEDSARTGNIGDGKIFISSVDEAYTIRTGQRGL, encoded by the coding sequence ATGAAGATGATCCGGGCAGTCATAAGACCGGAGGCTGTGGATAAGGTCGCTGACTCCCTGGAGACAGGCGGCTTCACTGCCTTAACCCGAATCGAGGTCTTCGGCAGAGGCAAGCAGAAGGGCATCAAGGTTGGCAACGTTGTGTATGACAACCTTCCCAAGACCATGATCATGCTGGTTGTCGATGACGATAGCGTTGAGAAGTCGGTCAAGATCATCGAGGACAGCGCCAGGACCGGGAATATTGGAGACGGCAAGATCTTCATCAGCTCGGTAGACGAAGCCTACACCATCCGAACCGGCCAGAGAGGGCTGTAG
- a CDS encoding P-II family nitrogen regulator, translating to MKEVIAIIQLNKMEATKDALEVIGISSFTAYKASGRGKQKGLQIPHPTPLDERDERDERDEKRMKYIPKRMISVMVEDEFVPAVVAVITKVNRTGNYGDGRIFVSPMEESVRIRTGERGSVAIS from the coding sequence ATGAAAGAAGTAATAGCCATCATCCAGCTGAACAAGATGGAGGCGACCAAAGACGCACTGGAGGTCATCGGAATTAGCAGCTTTACCGCCTACAAGGCTTCTGGACGGGGAAAGCAGAAAGGTCTGCAGATACCTCATCCAACGCCGCTGGATGAGAGGGATGAGAGAGATGAGAGGGATGAAAAGAGGATGAAATATATCCCCAAGAGGATGATCTCGGTTATGGTGGAAGACGAATTCGTTCCCGCGGTAGTGGCAGTGATCACCAAAGTGAACCGAACTGGAAACTATGGCGATGGCCGAATCTTCGTCAGCCCGATGGAAGAATCAGTCAGAATAAGAACCGGAGAGAGAGGGAGCGTGGCCATATCATGA
- the nifD gene encoding nitrogenase molybdenum-iron protein alpha chain codes for MSGVEREPVTIARSRQTVEAMVKGLPQKTQDIRKKHVVVKDSCEIEQRIEANDRSVPGILTNRGCAYAGSKGVVFGPIKDILHITHGPIGCAYFTWGTRRNLMSQDEGRECYSGYCLSTDVKETDIVFGAEKKLATAIREAYAIFKPECISVFCTCPIGLIGDDIESVCRKAEEDLKIKIIPVRCEGYRGVSQSAGHHIASNALMEHLVGTEELENPGPFDVNVFGEYNIGGDYWVVKDLLERVGYRIVSPFTGDASFHDIAKAHRAKLNILLCHRSINYTNRMMEEKYGIPWLKVNYLGVEDTIKTLRDMAAFFDDPGLTRRTEAVIDEEMAKIQPTIDMYRKRLAGKRVMILVGGSRAHHFRNMFETLGMEVVVAGYEFAHRDDYEGRKILTSIVHTGRSKVLEDIHYERDPNVVSPYDNEALQKKKEKIPRLMDYEGLLPHMKDGQIMIDDYSHQECERLVRELGVDLFCSGIKDKYVFQKMHIPSRQMHSYDYSGPYTGFSGFVQFAKDIDMSVNSPTWKFITPPWRQKSNA; via the coding sequence ATGAGCGGAGTCGAAAGAGAGCCAGTAACCATTGCCCGGAGCCGGCAGACGGTCGAAGCGATGGTGAAAGGACTTCCCCAAAAAACGCAGGACATCAGAAAAAAGCATGTTGTAGTCAAGGACTCCTGCGAGATCGAACAGAGGATCGAAGCCAACGACCGCAGCGTTCCGGGCATCCTGACCAACCGCGGTTGCGCTTATGCCGGCTCCAAGGGGGTGGTTTTCGGGCCGATCAAAGACATCCTGCACATCACCCACGGCCCCATCGGCTGCGCCTACTTCACCTGGGGAACGCGCCGCAACCTGATGAGCCAGGATGAGGGCAGAGAGTGTTATTCGGGCTACTGCCTGAGTACAGACGTCAAGGAGACGGACATAGTCTTTGGCGCCGAGAAGAAGCTGGCTACAGCTATCAGGGAGGCCTATGCCATCTTCAAGCCGGAGTGCATCTCTGTCTTTTGCACCTGCCCCATCGGCCTCATAGGCGACGATATAGAATCGGTCTGTCGCAAGGCAGAAGAGGACCTCAAAATCAAGATTATCCCAGTACGCTGCGAAGGCTACCGGGGCGTTTCTCAATCCGCTGGGCACCACATCGCCTCCAACGCTCTGATGGAGCATCTGGTGGGCACGGAGGAGCTGGAGAATCCCGGACCCTTCGACGTCAACGTCTTCGGAGAGTACAACATCGGTGGAGACTACTGGGTGGTCAAGGACCTTCTGGAGAGAGTGGGCTACCGCATAGTGAGCCCCTTCACTGGCGACGCCTCGTTCCACGATATCGCCAAAGCTCATAGGGCAAAGCTGAACATCCTGCTCTGCCACCGCTCCATCAACTACACCAACCGCATGATGGAAGAGAAGTACGGCATTCCCTGGCTGAAGGTCAACTACCTGGGAGTGGAGGATACCATCAAGACGCTGCGGGATATGGCAGCGTTCTTCGACGATCCCGGCCTTACCAGAAGAACTGAAGCTGTGATTGACGAGGAGATGGCCAAGATCCAGCCGACGATCGATATGTACAGAAAGAGGCTGGCTGGAAAGAGGGTCATGATCCTGGTCGGTGGCTCAAGAGCGCACCACTTCAGGAACATGTTCGAGACTCTGGGAATGGAGGTAGTCGTGGCCGGATACGAGTTCGCCCACCGGGACGACTACGAAGGCAGAAAGATCCTCACCAGCATCGTCCACACCGGACGCTCCAAAGTCCTTGAGGACATCCACTACGAACGCGACCCGAACGTCGTCTCGCCGTATGACAACGAAGCGCTCCAGAAGAAGAAGGAGAAGATTCCGAGGCTCATGGATTACGAGGGCCTGCTCCCCCACATGAAGGATGGCCAGATAATGATCGATGACTACAGCCATCAGGAGTGCGAGCGGCTGGTAAGGGAATTGGGGGTGGACCTCTTCTGCTCGGGGATAAAAGACAAGTACGTCTTCCAGAAGATGCACATTCCCTCCCGCCAGATGCACTCTTATGACTACAGCGGCCCTTACACCGGCTTTTCGGGCTTTGTGCAGTTCGCCAAGGACATCGACATGTCTGTGAATAGCCCCACCTGGAAATTTATAACCCCACCCTGGAGGCAGAAGAGTAATGCTTGA
- the nifK gene encoding nitrogenase molybdenum-iron protein subunit beta, with protein sequence MLDYTPKEMAQRETLVINPAKICQPIGAILAYKGIHNCMPITHGSQGCSSYLRMVLARHYREPTLAATSSFTEDSVVFGGRNNLKEAVDNVVNIYHPDVLAINTTCSSETIGDDVSSFMEEIKEEEFFDPNVRVVIASTPSYVGSHITGYDNAVKAIVQSFARRGSPNGKLNVIPGFVEPGDIREIKRILGIMGVRHIIFPDTTDVFDAPMSPQSGGLFPPGGTTIPDLKDAANSRATIALGRTAGASGAMVLKGKFQIPAVIGPMPIGIRNSDAFVMNVSSLMDVPIPQGIEEERGRLVDMMTDAHPHFHGKSLAIFGDPDTVAGLVSLAVEMGMNPTYALTGTPDKKFEEEVHSVSPDCEAMIGDTFLLHQKIKNNPVDMLVSNTYGKLIARAEDIPLVRVGFPITDRANLHYFPIIGYAGAARLVEMIGNAFLERRDRDSDDTHFEMVL encoded by the coding sequence ATGCTTGACTATACACCAAAAGAGATGGCGCAAAGAGAGACCCTGGTCATAAACCCGGCCAAGATCTGCCAGCCCATCGGCGCCATCCTGGCCTATAAAGGCATCCACAACTGCATGCCCATCACCCACGGCTCGCAGGGGTGCAGCTCATACCTGCGCATGGTGTTGGCCCGCCACTACCGAGAGCCGACGCTCGCTGCTACCTCCTCATTTACAGAGGACTCGGTGGTATTCGGAGGCAGAAACAACCTCAAAGAGGCGGTTGATAACGTGGTGAACATCTATCATCCCGATGTTCTCGCCATCAATACGACCTGCTCCTCAGAGACCATAGGCGACGATGTCTCCTCCTTCATGGAAGAGATCAAAGAAGAGGAGTTCTTCGACCCCAATGTGCGCGTCGTCATTGCCAGCACACCCAGCTACGTTGGATCGCACATCACCGGCTATGACAATGCGGTAAAGGCCATCGTCCAGAGCTTTGCTCGCAGGGGATCGCCCAACGGCAAGCTGAATGTCATTCCCGGTTTCGTGGAGCCAGGAGACATTCGTGAGATCAAGAGGATACTTGGCATTATGGGCGTTCGCCATATCATATTCCCTGATACCACGGACGTATTCGACGCACCGATGTCACCCCAATCAGGCGGACTTTTTCCGCCGGGTGGAACAACCATCCCGGACTTGAAAGACGCCGCCAATTCCCGTGCTACCATAGCTCTGGGAAGGACTGCTGGCGCCTCCGGAGCCATGGTCCTGAAGGGCAAGTTCCAGATTCCCGCCGTCATCGGCCCCATGCCCATTGGCATTCGTAATTCCGATGCATTTGTGATGAACGTCTCCAGCCTCATGGATGTGCCCATTCCCCAGGGGATAGAGGAAGAAAGAGGCAGGCTGGTGGACATGATGACCGATGCCCATCCCCACTTCCATGGCAAGAGCTTGGCTATCTTTGGAGACCCTGATACCGTCGCAGGACTGGTCAGCCTGGCAGTGGAGATGGGCATGAACCCCACATATGCGCTCACGGGCACTCCAGACAAGAAGTTCGAAGAAGAGGTTCATAGTGTCTCGCCTGACTGTGAAGCAATGATAGGAGACACATTCCTCCTGCACCAGAAGATCAAGAACAATCCGGTGGATATGCTCGTCAGTAATACCTATGGCAAGCTGATAGCCAGGGCAGAGGATATACCGCTGGTGCGGGTGGGGTTCCCCATAACCGATCGGGCCAATCTGCATTACTTCCCCATCATCGGCTACGCCGGAGCTGCCCGCCTGGTGGAGATGATAGGCAACGCCTTTCTGGAGAGGCGTGACAGAGACTCGGACGACACTCATTTCGAGATGGTCCTGTAG
- the nifE gene encoding nitrogenase iron-molybdenum cofactor biosynthesis protein NifE, translating to MSVIKTFEGREGHISQKTGYDPVSLSCSNESLAGAVSQRACVYSGARVVLNPLTDALHLVHGPIGCASYTWDIRGSSSSGPDLYKNSFSTDMSELDVVYGGEKKLARAIRDLAERFHPPAIFVYSTCIVGIIGDDLKAVCRSATAELGLPVIPVRSEGFRGNKNEGYKAACNALFELVGTKEYRPAIPYAINLLGEYNVAGDLWAIKPLFEEMGIEVVATFTGDGRVAEIQRSHTARLNLVQCSGSMTYLAKKMEERYGIPYQHISFFGLGDLASALRCAARFFADQSMLAKAEEIIERETARVMPKIVYYRSRVQGKKAAIYMGGAAKAVSLVRAFEELGMEVVIIGTQTGDRDDYRKISCMVRDGTVIVDDANPLELRELLAVQKADLLVAGVKERFLAYKLGIAFCDFNHDRTTSFEGYDGLINFARELDASLNSPVWRLPLHRPSPIAGSRGLEIEKGIEKAAEGGVQADV from the coding sequence ATGAGCGTGATCAAGACCTTTGAAGGCAGAGAGGGTCACATATCCCAGAAAACGGGCTATGATCCTGTGTCCCTCTCCTGCAGCAACGAGAGCCTCGCTGGTGCCGTCAGCCAGAGGGCATGCGTTTATTCCGGAGCCCGGGTAGTGCTCAATCCCCTCACCGATGCCCTTCATCTGGTGCACGGCCCCATCGGCTGTGCCAGCTATACCTGGGATATCAGAGGGAGTTCCTCCTCCGGTCCGGACCTCTATAAGAACAGCTTTTCCACAGACATGTCGGAGCTGGATGTCGTTTATGGCGGCGAGAAGAAGCTGGCAAGAGCCATTCGTGATCTGGCGGAGAGGTTTCATCCCCCGGCCATATTCGTCTATTCCACCTGCATCGTGGGGATTATTGGAGATGACCTGAAAGCAGTCTGCCGTAGCGCTACCGCAGAGCTTGGCCTGCCCGTCATTCCTGTCCGGTCGGAAGGCTTTCGCGGAAACAAGAATGAGGGCTACAAGGCTGCCTGTAATGCTCTATTCGAGCTGGTCGGCACGAAGGAATACAGGCCTGCCATCCCTTATGCCATAAACCTCCTCGGGGAGTACAACGTTGCCGGAGACCTCTGGGCCATCAAGCCCCTATTTGAGGAGATGGGGATCGAGGTGGTAGCCACATTTACTGGAGACGGCAGGGTAGCAGAGATCCAGAGATCTCATACCGCCCGGCTGAATCTGGTCCAGTGCAGCGGCTCCATGACCTACCTCGCAAAGAAGATGGAAGAGAGGTATGGCATTCCCTACCAGCACATCAGCTTCTTCGGCCTTGGGGATTTGGCATCAGCTCTGCGCTGCGCTGCTCGATTCTTTGCAGACCAGAGCATGCTGGCAAAGGCAGAGGAGATAATCGAACGGGAGACGGCTCGGGTCATGCCAAAGATCGTCTACTACCGTTCCCGGGTCCAGGGAAAGAAGGCCGCCATCTACATGGGTGGCGCTGCCAAAGCAGTCTCCCTGGTCAGAGCTTTCGAGGAGCTGGGAATGGAGGTGGTGATCATAGGAACGCAGACCGGTGACCGGGACGACTACCGGAAGATAAGCTGCATGGTCAGGGACGGGACGGTAATTGTGGACGATGCCAATCCTCTTGAGCTGAGGGAGCTGCTGGCAGTCCAAAAGGCCGATCTGCTGGTGGCAGGGGTCAAAGAGAGGTTTCTTGCTTATAAACTTGGAATCGCTTTTTGCGACTTCAACCACGACCGAACCACCAGCTTTGAGGGCTATGACGGCCTGATCAACTTTGCCCGAGAGCTGGATGCCAGCCTGAACAGCCCTGTCTGGAGGCTGCCCCTGCATAGACCAAGTCCTATTGCAGGTTCAAGAGGTTTGGAAATCGAGAAAGGTATCGAGAAAGCAGCAGAAGGAGGTGTACAGGCCGATGTCTGA
- a CDS encoding nitrogenase component 1: MSESYSTINPCNMCMPMGSVLAFRGVEGCMPLFHGSQGCATYMRLYLAHHFREPVDIASSALSEKGTVYGGSANLKMGLNNLIIGYSPKAIGVATTCLAETIGDDIVQIINEFRAEEKSNIPIIPVSTPSYSASHEEGYARALQALVQSLARRTEPGGRINLIIGSFVSPADVRYLKNMIIDWGSADEFILFPDISETLDAPRVENPPRITEGGTTLEDMVDTANSRCTLTIGGRFQSSSAGEFLEREFRVPQTALPLPIGLKDTDLFVSMLEEQTGIALPERYEAQRGRLLDTLADVHKYLAGVRVAVYGDSDIVLGLTRFLCEAGAIPAVVATGLRSTRFEAEIRAASEDALILLGADFSQIHDKIRNARIDLMLGTSNGRQISKKEGIPLVRVGLPNHDRVGATRQLLVGYEGATRLADAITNALLDENNL, from the coding sequence ATGTCTGAGAGCTATTCCACAATAAATCCCTGCAATATGTGCATGCCCATGGGATCGGTCCTGGCTTTCCGGGGAGTCGAGGGGTGCATGCCTCTGTTTCACGGCTCTCAGGGCTGTGCCACCTACATGCGATTGTACCTCGCCCACCACTTCCGGGAGCCAGTGGACATCGCATCTTCGGCCCTGAGCGAGAAGGGGACGGTTTATGGTGGCTCTGCCAACCTGAAGATGGGTCTGAATAACCTCATCATCGGTTACAGCCCCAAGGCCATCGGCGTAGCCACGACCTGTCTTGCCGAGACCATTGGAGACGACATCGTCCAGATCATAAATGAATTCCGTGCCGAGGAGAAATCCAATATCCCAATCATTCCAGTGTCCACTCCCAGCTACTCCGCCTCTCATGAGGAGGGATATGCCAGAGCGCTCCAGGCATTGGTTCAGAGCCTGGCCAGGAGAACAGAGCCCGGCGGCAGGATAAATCTGATCATCGGATCGTTTGTTTCTCCAGCGGATGTGCGCTACCTCAAAAATATGATTATTGATTGGGGATCTGCAGACGAGTTCATCCTGTTTCCCGATATATCTGAGACCCTTGATGCTCCGCGAGTGGAAAACCCGCCAAGGATCACAGAGGGTGGCACAACACTAGAGGATATGGTTGACACTGCCAACTCACGCTGTACACTGACTATCGGCGGGCGCTTCCAGAGCAGTTCGGCTGGGGAATTTCTGGAACGAGAGTTCAGAGTGCCGCAAACGGCTCTGCCCCTGCCCATTGGCCTTAAAGATACCGACCTTTTCGTATCCATGCTGGAGGAGCAGACTGGAATTGCCCTCCCCGAGAGATATGAGGCCCAGAGGGGCAGGCTGCTTGATACCCTGGCTGATGTTCACAAATACCTGGCAGGGGTGAGGGTGGCAGTTTATGGAGATTCCGATATTGTTCTAGGACTGACAAGGTTCCTCTGTGAGGCGGGAGCAATTCCGGCCGTTGTGGCAACCGGATTGAGAAGCACCCGCTTTGAGGCGGAGATAAGGGCGGCGTCTGAGGATGCCCTAATTCTCCTGGGGGCTGATTTCAGCCAGATCCACGACAAAATAAGGAATGCAAGAATCGACCTGATGCTGGGCACCTCCAATGGCCGTCAGATATCAAAAAAAGAGGGAATACCTCTGGTGCGGGTGGGGCTTCCCAACCACGATCGAGTGGGAGCAACGCGGCAGCTCCTGGTTGGGTACGAGGGTGCCACCCGGCTTGCGGATGCCATAACCAATGCTCTGCTGGATGAGAATAACCTTTGA
- the modA gene encoding molybdate ABC transporter substrate-binding protein: MSAGFAQSPDELIVFTAASLTGAFGEIGEIYENETGIHVAFNFDGSQALRTQLENGAYADLFASANTKQMNAVRESRLMNNSSVAIFTRNKLSLIIPKDNPAKITNLSDLARPGVKIVMGTKDVPVGDYALQIIARLGNDSAYGPDYERDVLANVISQETNVNYVVTKVALGEADAGFAYISDITQDMTSKIDKIVIPDEYNIIAEYPMGMLLESKYPAESQRFMDLVMSDEGRAVLEKYGFAPVEREPMMHEETSSASAAAA, encoded by the coding sequence ATGTCTGCAGGATTCGCCCAATCGCCGGATGAGCTCATAGTCTTTACAGCAGCTTCGCTGACAGGAGCTTTTGGCGAAATAGGAGAGATATACGAGAACGAAACCGGCATCCATGTGGCATTCAACTTCGACGGCTCACAGGCACTGCGCACCCAGCTCGAAAACGGTGCTTATGCCGATCTCTTCGCTTCAGCCAATACGAAGCAGATGAATGCCGTAAGAGAGAGCAGGCTAATGAACAACAGCAGCGTCGCCATCTTCACAAGAAATAAGCTCTCGCTCATCATTCCCAAGGATAACCCTGCAAAGATCACCAACCTCTCAGACCTCGCCCGGCCGGGTGTCAAGATCGTCATGGGAACAAAGGATGTACCGGTGGGCGACTATGCTCTGCAGATCATAGCCAGGCTTGGCAACGACTCTGCATATGGTCCGGATTATGAGAGAGATGTGCTGGCCAATGTCATCTCTCAAGAGACAAATGTCAACTACGTGGTGACCAAAGTGGCCCTGGGAGAAGCAGATGCCGGATTTGCATATATCTCCGATATCACCCAGGATATGACAAGCAAGATAGACAAGATAGTTATCCCGGACGAATACAATATCATAGCCGAGTACCCCATGGGAATGCTTCTGGAATCAAAGTATCCTGCCGAGAGCCAGAGGTTCATGGATCTGGTTATGTCGGATGAGGGCAGAGCGGTCCTGGAAAAGTACGGCTTCGCTCCCGTCGAACGCGAGCCTATGATGCATGAGGAGACTTCTTCGGCGTCAGCTGCTGCTGCTTAA
- a CDS encoding ABC transporter permease yields MASNQIDINRLGKRDLAELAGRGQESVSILSRLREVALKASLALLLIIAITFIALPVVALFLRSPLDTTLQSLHDPVVMDALRLSLMTSTLTTITVVLMGTPIAYVSARFRYFGKELADSLIDLPVIMPPAVAGIALLMAFGRMGIVGHYLDAFGISIAFTTLAVIIAQVFVSSPFYIRQARTSFEDVDIALENAARTLGGSRIYTFFHVILPIAINGLVSGAIMAFARSLGEFGATIMFAGNFQGRTQTMPLAIYTAMQGDLDVSLCIAIILVAISFVVIFLVKTLTRRVYKNAGN; encoded by the coding sequence ATGGCTTCCAATCAAATAGACATCAATCGTCTCGGCAAAAGAGATCTTGCTGAGCTGGCAGGTCGGGGACAAGAGAGCGTCAGCATTCTTTCCAGGTTACGGGAGGTGGCTCTAAAAGCGAGTTTGGCCCTCTTACTGATAATTGCCATAACCTTCATAGCTCTGCCTGTAGTCGCGCTCTTCCTCAGAAGCCCTCTGGACACTACTCTCCAATCTCTTCATGATCCAGTGGTAATGGATGCACTCAGACTCAGTCTTATGACCTCCACCCTGACCACCATCACTGTGGTATTAATGGGAACGCCTATCGCCTACGTCAGCGCTCGATTTCGATATTTCGGCAAGGAGCTGGCCGACTCTCTGATTGATCTGCCTGTTATCATGCCTCCTGCGGTGGCAGGAATTGCCCTACTCATGGCCTTTGGCCGGATGGGAATCGTTGGCCATTACCTGGACGCCTTTGGAATAAGCATCGCCTTCACCACTCTGGCGGTGATCATAGCCCAGGTATTCGTCTCCAGCCCCTTTTACATTCGCCAGGCGAGGACGAGCTTCGAAGATGTGGACATTGCTCTCGAGAATGCGGCTCGAACCCTGGGAGGTTCACGGATCTACACCTTCTTTCATGTCATCCTGCCCATAGCCATCAACGGCCTCGTCTCCGGGGCCATAATGGCCTTCGCCCGCTCTCTGGGAGAGTTTGGAGCTACTATCATGTTTGCCGGCAACTTTCAGGGCAGGACGCAGACCATGCCTCTGGCCATCTATACAGCCATGCAAGGCGATCTGGACGTCTCCCTGTGTATTGCCATAATACTGGTGGCCATTTCATTTGTGGTCATATTCCTGGTAAAGACTCTAACCCGGCGGGTGTATAAGAATGCTGGAAATTGA
- a CDS encoding ABC transporter ATP-binding protein: MMIKEGEILMLVGDNGCGKTSLLNLVAGLQDPDEGRIALDGRPLFDSGLKIRVAPEGRNIGYVFQSYALFPHMSVYDNVAFGLRTRRLSRRAIESRVMEHLKAAGLWDIRKARAVEVSGGQRQRVALARALIIEPDLLLLDEPLSALDVRKQAAMRKELRERIHACHVPSIIVTHDLRDVASIGDRACLLERGRIALTGGADEVMGWGEGLQDREGEPV, from the coding sequence ATGATGATCAAAGAAGGCGAGATCCTGATGCTGGTGGGGGATAACGGCTGTGGGAAGACCAGCCTGCTGAATTTAGTGGCAGGGCTACAGGACCCGGACGAGGGTAGGATAGCACTGGACGGAAGGCCGCTGTTCGATTCCGGTCTGAAGATCCGCGTCGCCCCTGAAGGGAGGAATATAGGATATGTCTTTCAAAGCTACGCCCTCTTTCCTCATATGAGCGTATATGATAATGTGGCCTTCGGCCTGCGGACCAGAAGGCTTTCCCGGAGGGCTATTGAGTCCAGAGTAATGGAGCACCTGAAGGCTGCTGGACTCTGGGATATCAGGAAGGCCAGGGCAGTTGAGGTCTCGGGAGGGCAGAGGCAGCGGGTAGCACTGGCGAGGGCATTGATCATCGAGCCCGATCTGCTATTGCTGGACGAGCCACTATCTGCATTGGACGTTCGTAAGCAGGCTGCCATGAGAAAGGAGCTTCGGGAAAGGATTCACGCCTGCCATGTGCCGAGCATCATTGTCACTCATGATCTGAGGGATGTGGCTTCTATTGGAGATCGGGCCTGTCTCCTGGAGAGGGGAAGGATCGCTCTCACTGGAGGCGCAGATGAGGTTATGGGCTGGGGAGAGGGCCTGCAGGATAGAGAAGGAGAGCCGGTATGA